Part of the Nicotiana tabacum cultivar K326 chromosome 20, ASM71507v2, whole genome shotgun sequence genome, GTAATAATCGGTAATGGGAGATTTGGCGTATTAAGAAGAGATTAGACAAtttgtagaagaagaacttgggaAATGCAAAACAAATATTGGAGATTAGAGCAGAAGAGATTGAAGGTAAAAGTcgaaaaatggaaaagagatCTATTTATGGGTTTCACGGCGACGGTCCAAGGCTGATAATGGCCGACCACCAACTGACACTCAATAATGGTTTTGGGAACTGTGCCGACACGACGCTTCAGTCACTTTCATCGCCTACGTCAGAAGAATGATGTCACGGTAATCGAAAACTCGTTTCGTTTCTCCTTGTTACATTCCAAgaaacaaggggactatctgtatatagTTAAAATCGGGCTTGCTCGATTTTGCTATTTAATCGAGACAAGGGGATCACATCGAAGGTTAGACTCGTGATGGATCGGGCTACAGCACGAAGACGAGGTGTCGAGTCCAAGAATCGAAGTGTCAGTCAAGACCGAGGCCAGCAGTAATCGAGACTGAGTATGACCGACTCCGAGTGAAGTGCAATAACGGAAAGGCAAGATATCcgtaaccggtcgaagatcacCGTGGAAATCTCAGAACAAACCAAATCAAGGGCGGTTATTTGTATCAATCATGAGATTTACTTTAGTAATTAGTATTGTATCATAATTAGGATTCCTCTAGTATATAAAGAAGGGTCCTCATCATTTGTAAAGGATATACATTCATACAGATCAAGGCAATATAGTATTTCTTTTCTTCTGCTCATCAGCTTACTGCTCTTTTACCATTATTCTTCAACTATTGTTCTTTAATTGTTCTTACTTATTACCCTCGAGAGTTCACCAGCTCGAGGATACTGTCCAAACATCGGTTTGTTTTATATTCTTGTCAATTTCATCGCTTATCCCAAAATTagtcaattggtattaagtgaaatcacgtattcttaaaaccacattacaagtttaattgttactcgatttttagggtaaacaatcaTGTATTTAGAAAGGAAATTATTTGGTTTCCTTTTAATATGCAATATTTTGAGTTTGAAACGAGCATTATGTTTGTACGAGGAGCTACTATTGATGGAACGGAGACTAGCAATGTTAACCCAACTAAAGAATCTTTAACAAACTACTAATAATCATAATTTGTCTTATAAGTTGTTactcaacaaattttgtttactCATCTCAGGTTTCTTGAAGCTGTTGAGTCATAGTTtagaggaagaaagaagaaaagtgcAAACATTGGATCGTCGAGAAGTAGGATCAATGTTAATCAattttaggaacttgcacttatTACACACTTACGTAATTTCTACTTTATGATCCAtcatatattattaaaatatgtataaatattttttcacAACTTGATGtacatatttaaaataattttagcaTACAATAATTTCATGACTTTGAAAAAATTAAAAGTCATATATCGATCAAGATAATTAAGTTTGGTTCTTGAGACTATAAACAGAACATTCAGTCCGGAACAGATTTATTAAGCATTTTGATATTTATGTCGTCAGCCAACTTAAAGAAAGTGGCTAAAACATTATCTATTCGAATACTTCCACTTACAAAAAAGCCTCTTTAATCCATTTCGTTTGCAGAATAGTTTAAAAAGGACGACGCAAAGCAAAAACTAAAAAGCAAATCCCCCCTACAGCAAAAGTCTTTAAGTGCTAATTTTATTGAACTTTTCTAAACAGATGTGGCGAACATGAAGGGCTCCATATAGTAATTCTGATATTCTATAACCAATACATTTTATTAAAAAGCATAAATGTATGAAGTTAGTGATGATTTCTTTTTAAAAGGTAGAATTTGTTCACTATGAAATGAAAATAgttcttcttttagttttttttaaatcatatacgaatataaaattataagaattGAATTAAAAGAAATACAAATATTTTATATTCTAAAAACTTAATTAAAGTTAGATGCATCACCCATTGTATAAGCAGCGGAGGCACACAAACTCAGTGGGTTtagtataattaaaaaaaatagtcttGTGACTGATATTTTATGTTCCCTTGGGGGCTTGACTAATCTTGATCCGGGTCACAAAATCTTATTTCGTTGATAAAATCCTCCCTATCAAAGACAATATTATTCTCCCGACTCAAACTCGGGACCTATAATTAAGGAGAAAGAAGCAAGAAAAATAGTTATCACCTATCACAATCTTTCGTGATAAAAAATTGTAATTATTATCAAAGTAAATAGTAACTTGTAGTAAAATTACCACCAAATGATGTGGTGCAGTGAATGAGACTGCTCTTCCctttaaccagaggtctcgggttcgaaCCCTGGGTATGAAAACACTACAAAAAAACAGTAAAATTGCAGCATTTATTTTTACAAATTGCAACGGTCGGTAACTCCCACAATTTGTTGTTGCAGCGATTCACAAAACTGCTGCAAAAAGGCTAGCCGCAATCAATTTACTGGAGTTCTGCCGCAACCGCTGCCACGACTGCCGTAATTAATTAGTAGGAATTATTTTGCAGCAGTTCAACCCCCGTAAATTGattattaaattataaaataaattatatttttttacaaGTTCCGGCAGTCAAAACCCACACAATTCATTGAACATAttaatttcttttactgtatttTTTACAAATATTGAACTTTGAATATTGTCTACTAATAAACCTGTCCACACCATAATCTAACCAAAAAAAGACAACACTTATTAGAAATATCAACATATTTAGCATCACAAAAGTATTACTTTCATATATAAATGATGGGGCTACAAAAATACTCAAAGCAGATTTAGCAATGTTTCTAGCTGCATGCAGTAGCGTCAAACTAAATTTTAACATAAAACATTCACCCTAACTATTCTAACATTCGCTCCAATCACATAATTACATTGTCCTAATTAATTATCTAATTCAATTATAAAGAACTTCAATTGTTGTCACTTGGATTACTGCCATCAGATGATCTTCTTGCGCCCATGGGTGATAGGGATCCACTAGCTGCATCTCTAGGCtgcaaacaaaataaaacaataagATCTTTTGAATGCTAATTATAACTTGAGTTATTTCTTGAGCAGTACAAATATAACTATAATCCCAGAAACAAGAAAGTGTCAACAAGAATAAAGTACAATCGATCCACTAAAGAAGAGCGGAGAAAGAAGATCTTTAGTTTTTTTATATGAGTATCTCCTGATGCAGATAATATCAGATGAAAAAAAATTACAAGTTTATTTACCGTTGTAGGAGGAGAAGTAAAGAACCCCGCAAATTGCTCTGGTATTGTCCtttctttcattatcatataTGCCTTGAAAGCATTCATCATTTGTTTGTTAGAATTCACTATTTCTTTGTAGTTCTCTTGGCTTTGGGTGTGAGCATTCAACAATTTATTGTAGTTCTCTTGGCTTTGGTTGTGAGCATTCAACAATTTATTGTAGTTCTCTTGGCAATGGTTCAAACATGAAGCATCACTACTTGAAGCATTCATACCACAAAAACGAGGTCTTGTATGTTTAAAAACTTTGCTGGGGACAGCTCCTAATCCTAAGCACCTTACCCTTCCAGAGTGCTCTTTTCCTAGCACTTTACCAACAGCATCATTCGGCAAAACTTCAGACTCATCCACCATGCTTTGGCTCAAAGCAAGCTCAATTTTTTCCTACATATTGTTTGTCACAACATTAATAAGTAACTAAATGCACACCAAGACAAGCAAAAAAGAGATCTCTGTTTCAAGTTCCTAAATATCATATCAAGTTCTTGCAGAACAATTTGCTGGCATATGAAGGTGCAATAACATAAATCGAATAGGGTTGGAGCATTTGATCGAACAACCAGTGCAGGTAGCAGTACAGGTAAATCAAGAAGCTGTCATGAATATTTACATCGAATAACATTAGATCTAACTCCGGACAGTTGCTGGCTTTTTGCCCTTATAACTAAGATAGAGCCAAATCTGGTGAAAGTTTCAAATACGGACACATGAATTTCTATAAACCATGAATATGGTACTTCCCAGTCCATACAGTACTAGTTAACGAGCAACATTTCTACTCATTTTCTCTCGCCGATTGGGACTTGTTAAAAGGAACTGGAAAAATGCTGATGCAACATAGAAAATAACCTTTCAAATGAATAACTTAAATAAGCTCACCTACTACTAGATGTTCAGAAATCAAGTGTCAGATTCCAGTATAACTCTTGAAAAAATGAAGGCCAGTTAAAGGAACATTGAGTTGCAGAATGGATCAATGGAATGATTCAACAAATTCTTACCAGTTAATAAGCGTTATCTACCTTTTATCTAACCTCCACGCATGCACATTTCATTTTCATGATAGAGACAACTGGTGCTACTACTTAACAAAGTAACCCAAATTCACTTATAAATTGGACTGGGGAGCTAAGATCAGGCATTATACAGAAAATGGGAACTCATGCAGTAGAAAGCTCACAGCAGCAAGAATGTGAACACTTAAGCTCACAGGCATTATACGTTTTGCCTCGTATTAAGCAATATGTTCTCTCTCGCTTTGAATATTACATGTAGTGGTCCTTAATAGCAAATGAGCAGATCCCAACTACCAATATCAGAAATCTGGTTAAAACATATTTGTTCAACTTAGCAACTTTCAGGCCATACTTGAGTTCTTAAGTAAAACCCTACATAAATAGACTTCTTAAGAAAATTGATAAAGCAACAGCAAGACAAGTAACTTTCTCAAAGAGAAGAAGAGGACTTTTCAAGAAAGCTGAAGAACTTTCTGTTCCTTGCGATGCTGATGTTGCTATATACATATATTAGATTTCATACCCATAAAGGAGAAATAACCTTCAACAAtcacaaaaataaagaagaaacttacACATATCTCCTTTGCCGCCTCATTCACATATGTTCCATCTTGTTTCTTATGAGTATCAAGATAAAGTTGTATGCGTCCAGGCCTTCGTCCAGTCTCAGCAATATATAAATAAAAGGAACTGACATGATCAAGCATCTTTTTGCCCTTTTTCTTTTCAAGCTCAAAATCCAATAGCACATGGTGTAATTGTGTGTTGCCAGGATCATACAGTACTACACTGGGTGAAGATACTTGAGGAGTAGTTTTGTACTCACACATTTCACGTGCTCCATTCTTGCAACTGTTTCATATATATATCAACGGCAAGAGGGTGATAATAAATCAAACCTAACCTCTTTTTACAACACTAGTCCATGAGCAGGTAATTGACACTGCAAAAATTACTTATATTGCATGTTTCCAATTTTCATTAGTGGTACGATGTAATAATATCTTAAGAGGGAAGAAAAATAGGACATGTTTACTCTGATTTGGTAGTAAGAGAGTATGTGTACACGCCTTCTAGCTTCAAGTAAATCACACTGTAAGCAAAGGCATAGATAAGTCGGACCACAGAAATTTCCAAGACTATACCAACTTCTTCAGTAACTACTACTTTTCTTGTCTTATATTATATTCATTGTCTCATGTTATGgaccatttagaaaaataaaaatattacctTTCTGTTTACTATGCATATCTATCTATTTAGCTTCAAATTTCTTGTTTTGAGCATTCAACAAAAAGCTGATTGATAGCATAATTGGAAACAGGAATAGATTTTTTTATCTTATCTTATATTTGttagattaaaaaataaaaaaaaaccagCAGCATTTTGGGGACTTTTAGCAGAAGATTAAAAAATAAACCAGCAGCAATTTGGGAACTTTTAGCAgtggtggaggaggaggaggaggaggaggagaaagtgTACCTATAGCATCTACAGTCCAATGTTGCATCGACTCACGTTGAATACACTTTCTGGATGGTGCAGGGTGTGATGCGACCTGAACTGATGAAGTCGGCTGTGATGCGACCTGAACTGATGAAGTCGGCTGTGATACGGCCTGAAAGGATGAAGTAGATTGTGATGCGGTCTGAAAGGACGAAGTCGGCTGTGATGCGGGCTGAAAGGACGAAGTCGGCTGTGATGCGACTTGAACCACCGGAGCCCATTGTGATGTGGCCTGAACTGACGAACCGAACTATGAAGGAACAGACGAAGGCGGCTTTGTTGTTGCATGAACTGACGGAGCTGGTTGTGCATTCCCCTGAATTGACTTTTGCAAGTTTTGCCAACGCTTGGTCTTCGGCATATTTGTAATTAACAAAATATAAGCAAATTTAATAAATGTTGAGATAAACTAATCGAAACTTCCATTCAGATTAAGTGATACAAACAAAAGTCTTAATATGATATAGATTCATGTCAAACCAACTTACAATAACAGAAATGCCTAATGATATATCAAGACTCACTTACTTGCATATATTAAAGATATTCATACAAGTTATAACAACAAACTATGTTATCTAAGATTGCACAATAGAAAAGAAACTACAAACATAGATGTTACGTAGATACTTTACTTATCAAAATAATGATATGTAAAACAAAGAGATGGAAAGTAGTTATCAATTATAGATGAACCTCTTAATGATTGTAATCAGTTAACTTAAAGTGAGGTGGCTTTGTTGGTATAATTTCAATGTCTTGGCTCTTTCACATTTCAGTATAGAGAGAACTGGGTTAGCTACTTTAGCCT contains:
- the LOC107814136 gene encoding uncharacterized protein LOC107814136 isoform X1, with product MCEYKTTPQVSSPSVVLYDPGNTQLHHVLLDFELEKKKGKKMLDHVSSFYLYIAETGRRPGRIQLYLDTHKKQDGTYVNEAAKEICEKIELALSQSMVDESEVLPNDAVGKVLGKEHSGRVRCLGLGAVPSKVFKHTRPRFCGMNASSSDASCLNHCQENYNKLLNAHNQSQENYNKLLNAHTQSQENYKEIVNSNKQMMNAFKAYMIMKERTIPEQFAGFFTSPPTTPRDAASGSLSPMGARRSSDGSNPSDNN
- the LOC107814136 gene encoding uncharacterized protein LOC107814136 isoform X2 translates to MCEYKTTPQVSSPSVVLYDPGNTQLHHVLLDFELEKKKGKKMLDHVSSFYLYIAETGRRPGRIQLYLDTHKKQDGTYVNEAAKEICEKIELALSQSMVDESEVLPNDAVGKVLGKEHSGRPRDAASGSLSPMGARRSSDGSNPSDNN